Proteins from a genomic interval of Quercus robur chromosome 9, dhQueRobu3.1, whole genome shotgun sequence:
- the LOC126700227 gene encoding pentatricopeptide repeat-containing protein At5g42310, chloroplastic-like, with translation MVMVLFSLSSTRGVTSFFLFSSSNRSMLNKDVKEVSLRAFDKKNLDTKSLESLVKGKELSWELYNHTICDCCKVGDIDRAMTLLARMESSGLHPNLISYTHLIEALGSIGRTLEAEAVFQEMICSGFKPRVNLYNVLLRVFLKKGLLGGAVKVLDVMDDLGICRNQETYEVLLDYYVNAGRLEDTWGIINEMRRKRFQLNSFVYSKVIGLYRDNGMWKKAMGVVEEIREMGMSLDKQIYNSIIDTFGKYGDLDEALEVFEKMQQEGIRPDITTWNSLIRWHCKVGNLSKALELFTQMLEQGLYPDPKIFITIISRLGEQGKWDVIKKNFETMKYRGYKKSGAIYAVLVDIYGQYGRFADAEECISALKSEGVQLSASIFCVLANAYAQQGLCEQTLKVLQLMETEGIEPNIIMLNVLINAFGIAGRHMEALSIYDQMKESGISPDVVTYSTLMKAYIRARKFDKVPEIYKQMEYAGCTPDRKAREMLQAALMILEQRPYKY, from the exons ATGGTGATGGTGTTGTTTTCACTATCATCCACCCGTGGTgtcacttctttctttttgtttagttCCTCTAATCGTTCCATGCTGAACAAGGATGTCAAAGAAGTAAGTTTAAGAGCATTTGACAAAAAGAACTTGGATACAAAGTCCCTAGAAAGCCttgtaaaaggaaaggaacttTCTTGGGAGCTATATAACCACACAATATGTGATTGTTGCAAAGTGGGAGATATTGACAGGGCTATGACTCTTCTTGCTCGGATGGAGTCTTCGGGGCTTCATCCCAACTTGATATCCTACACACATTTGATTGAAGCTCTTGGAAGCATAGGAAGGACTTTGGAAGCTGAAGCAGTTTTccaagaaatgatatgttcTGGGTTTAAGCCTAGAGTGAACTTGTACAATGTTTTGCTTAGAGTTTTCTTAAAGAAAGGGCTCCTAGGAGGTGCAGTTAAGGTATTAGATGTAATGGATGATTTGGGTATTTGTAGGAATCAAGAAACATATGAGGTTCTTCTGGATTACTATGTGAATGCTGGGCGTTTGGAAGATACTTGGGGAATAATCAACGAAATGAGGCGCAAGAGGTTTCAACTGAACTCATTTGTGTATAGTAAGGTTATTGGTCTTTACAGGGATAATGGGATGTGGAAGAAAGCAATGGGTGTTGTAGAAGAGATTAGGGAGATGGGGATGTCACTAGACAAGCAGATTTATAACAGCATTATAGATACGTTTGGGAAATATGGTGATTTGGATGAAGCCTTGGAAGTGTTTGAGAAAATGCAACAAGAAGGTATAAGGCCTGATATAACAACATGGAATTCTTTGATCAGGTGGCATTGTAAGGTTGGGAATTTATCTAAGGCCCTTGAGTTGTTCACCCAAATGCTAGAACAAGGGTTATATCCTGATCCAAAGATCTTCATTACCATTATTAGCCGTTTGGGAGAGCAGGGAAAGTGGGATGTGATAAAGAAGAATTTTGAGACTATGAAATACAGAGGATATAAAAAAAGTGGCGCCATTTATGCAGTTTTGGTTGATATTTATGGGCAATATGGGAGATTTGCTGATGCTGAGGAGTGCATATCTGCTCTAAAGTCAGAAGGTGTTCAACTTTCAGCTAGCATTTTTTGTGTCTTAGCAAATGCTTATGCTCAGCAG GGATTATGCGAGCAGACACTTAAGGTACTTCAGCTCATGGAAACAGAGGGGATTGAGCCAAATATTATAATGCTGAATGTGTTGATCAATGCATTTGGTATTGCTGGGAGACATATGGAGGCATTATCAATTTATGATCAGATGAAAGAAAGT GGTATTAGTCCTGATGTGGTTACCTATAGTACGCTTATGAAGGCATATATTAGGGCAAGGAAATTTGATAAG GTCCCTGAAATATACAAGCAAATGGAATATGCTGGATGTACTCCAGATAGGAAGGCAAGAGAGATGTTACAAGCTGCATTAATGATCCTTGAACAGAGACCATATAAGTACTAG
- the LOC126700229 gene encoding late embryogenesis abundant protein At5g17165-like, producing the protein MAANSNSRGVALSLGKRVVNRIRTSNSNSRDPPLTTLRRAAHTSAYDKNPEDHNPQNIVPDHVIPPHSDKYWAPHPQTGVFGPPAGQASTAGGNRTANGGEDSVLEQKAWFRPSGLEDLEKPHAL; encoded by the exons ATGGCAGCCAATTCGAATAGCCGAGGGGTCGCTCTAAGCCTGGGCAAGCGTGTCGTCAATCGGATCCGAACTTCCAACTCCAACTCTCGCGATCCACCTCTTACTACTCTGAG GAGGGCTGCACACACCTCAGCGTATGACAAGAACCCGGAAGACCACAACCCCCAGAACATAGTCCCAGACCATGTAATACCGCCCCACTCCGACAAGTACTGGGCACCGCACCCTCAAACTGGGGTCTTTGGACCGCCTGCCGGGCAAGCCTCAACCGCAGGCGGCAACCGTACTGCTAATGGTGGTGAGGACTCTGTGCTTGAGCAGAAGGCCTGGTTTCGTCCCTCTGGTCTGGAGGACTTGGAGAAGCCTCACGCTCTCTGA